Genomic DNA from Fervidobacterium thailandense:
TTGGGAACTGATCGCTTATCCTTTCGATCCTAAGGTGCGAACCTTGCTGAGAAACGCGCATACCGCAGGTGACAGACTACTTGCGTACCTGATTCTTTACGAACGCGAAAGACTTGAGGCAGTCATACGTGAGTCCAAGCCGATTTTCTTTGATAGTCACCGCCAGCTTATCCTTGAGGCTTTCATGTACTCTTACTACAGGTTCCCGAAATTTCACAACATGGTGAAGGACACGTTTGGAAACGTACTCTTCATTCGCGCACCGAGTGTGGAAGAGATGGCCAGTATGAGGAATAATCCTAAGTTCAAGGAGCTTGTTTCTTACACACTGGAAATAATCTCCACACTTTCGGGCCTTATGAAAGGCCTGCTTGTGGAGCTTGAAACGTTCCTAAAGCAAACACGTTTCTAAGGAATTTTTAAGGTTAGAGGGTTAAACTAAACTTGGTAAGATGTTCAACCCCACACTATGATGGGAGGTGTTGGTGGTGAGAAAATCTTTTGTTTTGACAACCATAGCTTTGGTGTCGACGCTTTTTGTACTTTTCAGTTGTACCCAACTCACTCAACTTTTCGAGCCAAGGAAAAGTGTTACCGTGGTACTGAACGCATTTTCAGATGACCAGCCCAAAGTTGCGAGTATTGACACCCCAGAACTTCTCGCACAACGAGACAAACCTTGGGTATCGGACATAGAAGCTTTGAAAGTCAAGGTTTCGAAATTCTCTTACAGGTATTCAACAGACCTTGGTGAGAACAAGTGGGCAACACCAACCACTGTGGATGTAGTTGTTGACCTTGTAAAACTGACAACAGAAGAATACGAATGGTTGAAATTCGAAGTACCCAACGGAGCTGTTATACTCGGAATTGCCTTGGAGATCAAGGAAGCCACGGTGACTATAAACGGAGTGGATTATCCCGTCACGATTCCCGGTGATAAAAAAGTCATCAAGATTCCAAATATGAACTGGAAGATAGGAGAAGACGTGGTTCTCGAGCTGAGACTTGATCTTTCACGTAGCATAATAAAGAGAGCGAAAAGTAACAACGGAAGAATTGAATATGAATACATCCTCATTCCAAACTTCGGTTGGCGTTGGAGAAGCGATTTGAAAAATCTGTGGGCAATCCAAGGAACGATCACAATTAACAATCAAAAACCTCAAGAACCGCTGTACGTTGTCCTTTTCGAAGGCGAAACACCAACTTCCACACCTCTGGTAGCGCAGTTCTTGCCTGTGAGAAAGGAAGGCCAGTTCTACCTTGGCAAACACAAGAAGGGAACGTACACGATTATCATATACGACAACTTAGATTTCCAATACACCGATACCGGAGTGAGCATTTCTGGAAGAAAAGCTTATCAGAACACTTTCGAACACGGAAAAACGTCCGCGACAACAAACTTGACGATCAACATTACAAAATAGCAAGTGTATGAGAGAACCGAGAGTAAAAAAGCGGGGGCAATCCCCGCTTTTATTTTTTCATTTCTTTGGTTGCTCCCCTCTTCTATAATCCATCGGAACGTATCCTATCGACGGCCTCCCACCCGCCGGGTTTTTGTATAACTCCATCAGTTCGTAAATCTCCTTTGGCATGTCGGTAGAGACTCTCAGCCCAAGTTCTCTGGCTTTTTCAACTGTTATCGGATAATCGTGCGTCCAGTAGCCACTAACAAGCTTATCGGCCAGTTCCTCCGCTTTGTCGGGGTACTTTTCTTTTAGTAGATCAGTAACGTATTCCTTCATCTGTTTCATGGCCTTCTCCGCCACATCGGCGAGTATCAGCGTCTGGTCGTCTATCTCATCGATGTTCTTTTTCTTCAAAACGGAGAGTATCGATGCGGCGGGGAATTGACCAATTTGTGGATCGACCGGTCCAAGGACCGCGTTCTCGTCCATGACGATTTCGTCGGCGGCCAGTGCGATTAACGTTCCACCAGACATGGCATAGTGGGGAACGAAAACGGTAACCTTTCCTTTGTGTTTTCTAAGAGCGTTCGCTATCTGTTCTGCTGCAAGTACCAGACCACCCGGTGTGTGGATTATGAAGTCAATGGGCATATCTGGTGGTGTCATCTTTATCGCCCTGAGAACTTCCTCTGAATCCTCAATGTCTATAAACTTTCTAATGCCAAAGCCAAGAAAACTTATGGACTCTTGTCTGTGTATCAACGTGATCACGCGACTCTTTCTTTTCATCTCGATGGTGCGCATCAGTGCCTCTCGAGAGGAATTCAAAGACAGGTTCTTGAAAAGTGGTGTGAGTGATGAAAAGATGAGTATCATCCAAAACAACTGAAAGATGATCGTAAAGAAATCGACCATGCTTTCTACCTCCTGTATAAAATGATAGTGTGTTACTTACCAATAAAAATTATACCAAAATTTACTTAAAGTTAGTCCCCCCTCTAAGTTTTGAGGTAGTTCTAAGGTTTTGGCTTCTTTTCTTAACGTGTTAAAGATATCTTTAAGGCGGAAAAAGCACAAAACACAAGGGAATATCGAAAAAAGGGAACAAAGTGCTGAGAAGGATATTCTACAACTTAGCGATAAGAGCGATAAGGTTGATAGAGAAGTACAAGAAGAAATACCGAGAGCTAATATCAAGTGGCAAAAAGCCAAAGCAAGCGATAATAGCCATAGCGAGGAAATTAGCTGAGTTAGTATGGATATTATGGACAAGAAAAGAGTCGTTTGACATGACGAAAGCATAATTTCAAAGACCGAGAGAGCAAGCAGGAATAACAACTAAAGCGAAGATAAGGACGAATGCACGTAAGCGACGAGAAGTTGCAAAAATATGGTATTGGCAAAAACTTAAAAACTGAAGGATTCATCTAAGCAACATGCAAATTTTCGAATTCACCTATTGACTTTCTAGAGTACCCCTAAAGGAGGAGAGCCTGCGGCAAACAAGTCTCCTGTCACAAAACTTTCGGAACTTAACCTACCAGCTACAACTAAAATTTTTATGATCAACTCAAACCTTGGGTCTATTACAACTTCAGGGTTGTACGTGTTGATCACAGCATTGCGAATTACTCAGTTACATTAATCCGCAGCTGCTACGGAGTTCTACGATTATCGCTATTCCAGATATAGGATTTTCGATACGAGTTACCAAGACTGGCTCAAACGGCGGTAGTTTGGTTACATTCTTTTTTGAAAATCTGTCAGTCGCTTACTTCGAATACGATACGAGGACAGGATTGCTACTTTATCAAGATTACACGGACGTAAGTTTTCGAACAGCGATCATGTTGACAGGAAGATGAGGTTGAAAAAATAGTTGTTCAATAACTTTTCGTGCGCACATCCCTTTTAAGTTTATTGAGCTTCATGGTATAATTTTTTGAAGAAATCAAGTGATGAGTGTGCAAAGGGGTGGAACACTTCTGAGCTTTAATAATTTCGTTCGCAGAACGCTGTATTTTCTTATAGGTTTTGTTTCTCTTGTTTTTGGAATTATTGGAATATTCGTTCCGATCTTGCCAACGACACCTTTTCTTTTACTGTCGGCATGGTGTTTTCTCCGTTCCTCAAAGAAATTTTACAACTGGCTTCTGAATCACAAAGTTTTGGGATTTTACGTAAAAAACTACCTGGTTCACCGAGGAACAACTCGAAAAGCTAAGATCTATACGTTGGTTTTTCTCTGGCTCGTCATCTTGATTTCCACAGTGTTTTTCGTTCAAACTCT
This window encodes:
- a CDS encoding SDH family Clp fold serine proteinase, with protein sequence MVDFFTIIFQLFWMILIFSSLTPLFKNLSLNSSREALMRTIEMKRKSRVITLIHRQESISFLGFGIRKFIDIEDSEEVLRAIKMTPPDMPIDFIIHTPGGLVLAAEQIANALRKHKGKVTVFVPHYAMSGGTLIALAADEIVMDENAVLGPVDPQIGQFPAASILSVLKKKNIDEIDDQTLILADVAEKAMKQMKEYVTDLLKEKYPDKAEELADKLVSGYWTHDYPITVEKARELGLRVSTDMPKEIYELMELYKNPAGGRPSIGYVPMDYRRGEQPKK
- a CDS encoding YbaN family protein; amino-acid sequence: MSVQRGGTLLSFNNFVRRTLYFLIGFVSLVFGIIGIFVPILPTTPFLLLSAWCFLRSSKKFYNWLLNHKVLGFYVKNYLVHRGTTRKAKIYTLVFLWLVILISTVFFVQTLWLRTLLLVIACLVSIHVVTLRDIEK